The following coding sequences lie in one Sorex araneus isolate mSorAra2 chromosome 4, mSorAra2.pri, whole genome shotgun sequence genomic window:
- the DPH3 gene encoding diphthamide biosynthesis protein 3, with protein sequence MAVFHDEVEIEDFQYDEESESYFYPCPCGDNFCITKEDLENGEDVATCPSCSLIIKVIYDKDQFMCGETVSAPSTNKELVKC encoded by the exons ATGGCGGTGTTTCACGACGAGGTGGAGATCGAGGACTTCCAATACGACGAGGAGTCGGAGTCGTATTTCTACCCCTGCCCGTGCGGAGATAACTTCTGCATCACCAAG GAAGACTTGGAAAACGGGGAAGACGTGGCGACGTGTCCGAGCTGCTCTCTCATTATAAAAGTGATTTATGACAAA GACCAGTTCATGTGTGGAGAAACAGTCTCAGCCCCTTCCACCAATAAAGAGTTGGTTAAATGCTGA